DNA from Solanum stenotomum isolate F172 chromosome 3, ASM1918654v1, whole genome shotgun sequence:
TGGGCAGCAGAAAGGCAATGTGAATCGTTCGTCCTTTCAGCAGAAGCAAAAGGGGCATGCTTCATCATctactagtgcacctgcacctcgAAACAAATGTGAATATTATGGTCAGAATTCGCAGAACTTTAGATCTAAACCAGCGCAGTcccagggtagtgtggcacaaggaggtagttgggctcctgcatgtgctaagtgtgggaGAACCCACCTAagtaagtgtcgtgatggcttgacaagttgtttcaagtgtggacaagagggacACTTCTTGAAAGAGTGTCGTAAGAataagcaaggtagtggaaatccaagcaatagagcccaatcttcatcaattgctccaccagacagggctgcacttagaggagctacttctggtACAGGCGGAAtgagcaaaccgcctttatgcaatcaccagttgccaagagcaagagaactctccagatgttgtcactggtatgatcagagtctttgcttttgatgtttatgctttgctagacccaggagaaagtttatcttttgtgaccccttatgttgcaaatacaTTTGATGTTAtccctgagaaactttgtgaacttttttgtgtttctacacctgttggggagtttattctagctgagcgagtttttcgtgattgtgtcatttccatcaatcacaaagacaccatggttgatctagttgagctagacatggtagattttgatgtcattttaggtatggactggcttcatgcctgttatgcctccataGATTGcagagttgtcaagtttcagattcctaatgagccagtcatagggtggagtagtagttcagcagtgtctaagggtcatttcattttgtaccttaaggcgagaaagttagtttcgaagggttgtatctatcacttagtccgagttaatgactctagtgttgaggtacctcccattcaatcagttcctatagtaaaagagttttcagaagtctttcctgatgatctacccggagttcctcctgagagagaaatagacttcgacaTAGACATCCTTTCAGATACTcatcctatttctattccgccatatagaatggcaccaacagagttgaaagagttgaaggagtagttgaaagatctcctagataaagATTTCCTTCGACCAAGtttctcaccttggggcgctccgatcTTACtcgtgagaaagaaagatggttcccttaggatttGTATAGActaccatcagttgaacaaggttaccatcaagaataagtatccttttccaaggatagatgatttatttgatcaacttcatgGTGCCACCTATTTTTCAAAACTTGACCTCAGATTAggctaccatcaattgaaagttAGGGAATGCGACATTCCAAAAACAACATTCAGGactagatatggtcattatgagttcttggtcatgtcctttggtttgaccaatgcactagcaacgttcatggatcttatgaacatagttttcaaaccttatttagatatgtttgttatcgtcttcattgatgacatactaatctattcaaggaatgaagaaaatcatgctagtcatctcagaatagttcttcagacctTAAAGGATAGAGAATTATATGCCAAgttttccaagtgtgaattttggcttgagtctgtggcattcttgggccatATTATTTCTAGTGATGgtattagagttgatactcagaaaattgaggcagtgcagaattggcctagacccatatctccaactgatattagctggctattatagaaggtttgtaaaGGGGTTCTAGTCtatttcgtctcctttgaccaagttgactcagaaggcagtgaaatttcaatggtctgaagcttgtgagaagagctttcaggaattgaagaagaggttgactagtgccccagttttgaccttaccagagggtactCAAGGTtctgtggtgtattgtgatgcatccaaagttggtttgggttgtgtgttaatgcagaatggcaaggtgatagcttatgcctccagacaattgaaggttcatgagaagaattatccaacccatgacttagagttggctgctgtagttATCGCCTTGGAGATTTGgcgacactacttgtatggtgttcatgttgatatattcactgatcacaagagtttggAGTGATGTCATTGCGATAGGTGTCAAGTGGAAGTGCAGTGATATATGCAGCTGAGGCATCCTAACAGACCGATAGACTTGAACCTTGTTCCTACATGACCTGATCAATTCGATCAGGCACTCGCCATCTATTTTCATTGTTCAAATCTTTGACAACACAAAAAAACCATTGTTCAACTCTTTGACAACATGAAAAAACCAAAAGCTCTGCCCTCCCTCTCTATCTATCCAAGGGATGGAAGGGCAGAGGCCTTTGGTGTCCCCTCCAGTCAAGAATTGGGGCCTCACAATCACTTGCCAATATGCTTTTCTCTCATGCCTTTCTTCGTTCATGGTTCGATATTCTGGTGTCCTAGGCGTAGAAGAACCACACCAATCCATCCCGAACTTGGTGGTTAAACTCTACTGCGGTGACGATACTGTAGGGGAGGTCCTGCGGAAAAATAGCTCGACGCCAGGATGATAAAAAGCTTAACACCTCTCATTCTTATTACTTTTTCAATatgaaaacgaaaaaaaaaaaatgaaaaataaaaaggtcGTTTTATTCAAAACCCCAATTGTGACATCCCTTCTCTCCCACTTCACACCTCGAAACGCACCCTTCTTATAGACTTATAGAGATAAATGCGCTTTCACATCTTCTTAACCCGAAATGGCTGGGGAGAGGAAAGGTTCCTTTTTTTGAGGGTACTCCCCGGAACAGATCTAGTGGAGACGGGGTGGGGCCTGTAGCTCAGAGAATTAGAGCACGTGGCTATGAACCACGGTGTCGGGGGTTCGAATCCCTCCTTGCCCACAACCGGCCCAAAAGGGAAGTACCTTTCCCTCTTGGGGTAGGAAAATCATGATCGGGATAGCGAACCAAAAGCTATGGAACTTGGGTGTGGGTCTTTTGTCGAAATGGAATggcttttctttttatctttttatttatcgTGAATGGGGGAATCATTACACATAGTATGCCCGATCGGcgtatttttttgttttacgcCCTGTAACTCTTCCTCAGCCAGGTTTGGGCAGAATAGCAGAGCAAGTATTAGTAGCATAACAAAAAAGCCTTTCTCGTCATTAATATCTTTGCTCGCGGCAATTGTGACCTCTCGGGAGAATCGATGACTGCATCAAAGATATAGTGCTAGTACATCTGAGACTTCTTAATTGGCTAGTTGTAAATAGCCCCAGGGCTATGGAACAAAGGATTATCTCAGACCTAGACCGAGATATTGATGGTGATTTTCTAATCTCGCAGAACAGAATGTGATACGATGAGATAGAATGCAATATAAACAAAGACAGGGAACAGGTTACCTACTCTTAACGGGCAAAGCGAGcccatttattttgaattaaagaacgagaaaaattgaatttgattAATTCAACTTATAAAACTTTGGAACAATTAGAAAATTACAAAAACGAAACGATTCAGTTTGAACAGCAAAGGGCGATTAATCAAGTCTGACAACGGGTTTTCCAACAAGCCTTACGAGGAGCTCTAGGAACTCTGAATAGTTGTTTGAATAACGAGTTACATTTACGTACCATTAGTGCCAATATTGGCATGTTGGGAACAATGAAAGAAATAACTGATTAGTCTTTCTACTGTaggtattatttttttctttcaaaaaagaataaagaaagaatCATGGTAACCATTCGAGCTGATGAAATTAGTAATATTATCCGTGAACGTATTGAACAATATAATAGAGAAGTAAAGATTGTAAATACTGGTACCGTACTTCAAGTAGGCGATGGCATTGCTCGTATTCACGGTCTTGATGAAGTAATGGCGGGTGAATTAGTAGAATTTGAAGAGGGTACAATAGGCATTGCTTTGAATTTGGAATCAAATAATATTGGTGTTGTATTAATGAGCGATGGGTTGTTGATACAAGAAGGAAGTTCTGTAAAAGCAACGGGCAGAATTGCTCAGATACCCGTGAGTGAGGCTTATTTGGGTCGTGTTGTAAATGCCCTGGCTAAACCTATTGATGGTAGAGGTGAAATTTCAGCTTCTGAATTTCGATTAATTGAATCTGCCGCCCCCGGTATTATTTTGCGCCGTTCCGTATATGAGCCTCTTCAAACCAGACTTATTGCTATTTATTCGATAATCCCTATAGGACGTGGTCAACGAGAATTAATTATTGGGGACAAACAGATCGGTAAAACAACAGTAGCCACAGATACGATTCTCAATCAACAAGGTCAAAATGTAATAGGTGTTTATGTAGCTATTGGGCAAAAAACGTCTTTTGTGGCCCAGGTAGTAACTACTTTACAGGAAAGGGGAGCGATGGAATACACTATTGTGGTAGCCGAAACGGTGGATTCCCCTGCTACATTAAAAGGAACCTTTCCTCTCCCCAGTCATTTCGAGTTAAGAAGATGTGAAAGCGCATTTATCTCTATAAGTCTATAAGAAGGGTGCATTCCGAGGTGTGAAGTGGGAGAGAAGGGATGTCACAATTGGGGTTTTGAATAAAACGacctttttatttttcgtttttttttttgttttcatattaaAAAAGTAATAAGAATGAGAGGTGTTAAGATTTTTATCATCCTGGCGTCGAGCTATTTTTCCGCAGGACCTCCCCTATAGTATCGTCACCGCAGTAGAGTTTAACCACCAAGATCGGGATGGATTGGTGTGGTTCCTCTACGCCTAGGACACCAGAATATCGAACCATGAACGAAGAAAGGCATGAGAGAAAAGCATATTGGCTAGTGATTGTGAGGCCCCAATTCTTGACTGGAGGGGACACCAAAGGCCTCTGCCCTTCCATCCCTTGGATAGATAGAGAGAGAGGGCAGAGCTTTTGGTTTTTTCATGTTGTTAAAGAGTTGAACAATGGTTTTTTCGTGTTGTCAAAGATTTGAACAATGAAAATAGATGGCGAGTGCCTGATCGAATTGATCAGGTCATGTAGGAACAAGGTTCAAGTCTACCGGTCTGTTAGGATGCCTCAGCTGCATACATCACTGCACTTCCACTTGACACCTATCGTAATGATAAACGGCTCGTCTCACCGTGACCTTCTCTTGAATTCTCAAAAACACTTCTGTCGCTCCATCCCCGCAGGGGCAGAGAACCCATCGCTGTCTCGGCTGTGCTACCGGAATCTCTGGGGAAATCGGAATAGGAGAGAACTCATCTTGGGGTGGGCTTACTACTTAGATTCTTTCAGCAGTTATCCGCTCCGCACTTGGCTACCCAGTGTTTACCGTGGGCACGATAACTGGTACACCAGAGGTGCATCCTTCCCGATCCTCTCGTACTAGGGAAAGGTCCTCTCAATGCTCTAACGCCCACACCGGTTATAGACCGAACTGTCTCACGAAGTTCTGAACCCAGCTCACGTACCACTTTAATGGGCGAACAGCCCAACCCTTGGAACATACTATAGCCCCAGGTGGCGAAGAGCCGACATCGAGGTGCCAAACCTTCCCGTCGATGTGAGCTCTTGGGGAAGATCGGCCTGTTATCCCTAGAGTAAGTTTTATCCGTTGAGCGACGACCCTTCCACTCGGCACCGTCGGATCACTAAGGCCGACTTTCGTCCTTGCTCGACGGGTGGGTCTTGCAGTCAAGCTCCCTTCTGCCTTTGCACTCGAAGGCCAATCTCCGTCCGGCCCGAGGAAACCTTTGCACGCCTCCGTTACCTTTTGGGAGGCCTACGCCCCATAGAAACTGTCTACCTGAGACTGTCCCTTGGCCCGTAGGTCCTGACACAAGGTTAGAATTCTAGCCCTTCCAGAGTGGTATCTCACTGATGGCTCGGGCCCCCCCGGAAGGAGGCCTTCTTCGCCTTTCACCTAAGCTGCGCAGGAAAGGCCCAAAGCCGATCCCAGGGAACAGTGAAGCTTCATAGGGTCTTTTTGTCCAGGTGTAGGTAGTCCGCATCTTCACAGACATGTCTATTTCACCGAGCCTCTCTCCGAGACAGTGCCCAGATCGTTACGCCTTTCGTGCGGGTCGGAACTTACCCGACAAGGAATTTCGCTACCTTAGGACCGTTATAGTTACGGCCGCCGTTCACCGGGGCTTCGGTCGCCGGCTCCCCTGTCATTAGGTCATCAACTTCCTTGATCTTCCAGCACTGGGCAGGCGTCAGCCCCCATACATGGTCTTACGACTTTGCGGAGACCTGTGTTTTTGGTAAACAGTCGCCCGGGCCTGGTCACTGCGACCCCCTTTGTGAGGAGGCACCCCTTCTCCCGAAGTTACGGGGCTATTTTGCTGAGTTCCTTAGAGAGAGTTGTCTCGGGCCCCTAGGTATTCTCTACCTACCCACCTGTGTCGGTTTCGGGTACATGTATCCTCTTGCTTAACGTCGTTCGAGCTTTTCCTGGGAGTATGGCATGGGTTACTTCAGCGCCGTAGCGCCTGGTATTCGAACATTGGCTCGAGGCATTTTCTCTACCCCTTCTTACCCTGAAAAAGCAGGGACACCTTACGTTCTTGAACCGATAACCATCTTTCGGCTAACCTAGCCTCCTCCGTCCCTCGGGACTAACAAGGAGTAGTACATGAATATTCACCTGTTGTCCATCGACTATGCCTTTCGGCCTGATCTTAGGCCCTGACTCACCCTCCGTGGACGAACCTTGCGGAGGAACCCTTAGGTTTTCGGGGCATTGGATTCTCACCAATGTTTGCATTACTCAAGCCGACATTCTCGCTTCCTCTTTGTCCACCACCGCTCGCGCGGAGGCTTCTCTCTAAGGCGGAACGCTCCCCTACCGATGTATTTTTACATCCTACAGCTTCGGCAGACCGCTTAGCCCCGTTTATTTTTGGCGCAAGAGCGCTCGATCAGCGAGCTATTACGCACTCTTTCAAGGGTGGCTGCTTGTAGGCAAACCTCCTGGCTGTCTCTGCACCCCTACCTCCTTTATCACTTAGCGGTCATTTAGGGGCCTTACTGGTGATCCGTGCTGTTTTCCTCTCGACGATGAAGCTTATCCCCCATCGTCTCACTAGCCGACCTTGACCCCTGTTATTTTGAGGTCATATCTAGTATTCAGAGTTTGCCTCGATTTGGTACCGCTCTCGCGGCCCGCACCGAAACAGTGCTTTACCCCTAGATGTCCAGTCAACTGCTGCGCCTTAACGCATTTCGGGGAGAACCAGCTAGCTCTGGGTTCGAGTGGCATTTCACCTCTAACCACAACTCATCCGCTGATTCTTCAACGTCAGTCGGTTCGGACCCCCACTTAGTTTCACCCAAGCTTCATCCTGGTCATGGATAGATCACCCAGGTTCGAGTCTATAAGCAATGACAATTGCCCTATGAAGACTCGCTTTCGCTACAACTCCGGTGGGTTCCCTTAACCAAGCCACTGCCTATGAGTCGCCGGCTCATTCTTCAACAGGCACGCGGTTAGAGCCTTGGCTCCTTCCACTGCTTGGGAGCTTACGATTTGATGTTCTATTTCACTCCCCGATGGGGTTCTTTTCATCCTTCCCTCACGGTATTACTTTGCTATCGGTCACCCAGGAGTATTTAGCCTTGCAAAGTGGTCCTTGCTGATTCACACGGGATTCCACGTGCCCTATGCTACTCGGGTCAGAGCGTAAGCTAGTGATGCTTTCGGCTACTTGACTTTCGCCATCTACGGTGCAACATTCAGGCTGCTTCGCCTAGCAGCACGATGCTTGTATTGCTCTCCCACAACCCCGTTTTCACGGTTTAGGCTTCTCCCATTTCGCTTGCCGCTACTACGAGAATCACTTTTGCTTTCTGTTCGTCTGGCTACTAAGATGTTTCAGTTCGCCAGGTTGTCTCTTGCCTGCCCATGGATTCAGCAGCAGTTCGAAAGGTTGCTCTATTCGGGAATCTCCAGATATATGCTTATTTTCAACTCCCCGAAGCATTTCGTCGATTGTTACGCCCTTTCTCGTCTCTGGGTGCCTAGGTATCCACCGTAAGCCTTTTCTCGTTTGAACCTCGCCCTTCACTTTTAAGGCTATGCCATCCTAAGGTGCTGCTAAATGGATGGATCTTATCAACGTTCATGAATGAAAAATCATAGATCGAACCGCCGAATCGGAAAAATTGGGTGCTATCATAAAGCTTTGTATCGGCTAAGTTCACAGTTGGAGATAAGCGGACTCGAACCATTGACATCCGCCGCAGGGTAAACCACCGCCTCTCAGGTCCCCCGACTGATTCGACCATAGAGGCCAACGATAGACAATAACTCCCCCCGAACACAGCTTACAACTTTCCATCGTACTGTGCTCTCCAAAGAGCAACTCTTCTCAAAATCTCACTCAAAAGGTGCTGAGTTGGAATCCCATTCTAACTAAGGATTCTTGTGGTTCCGGAGGATCCAACTACAGGAGAACCAGGAACGGAGGGCTTTCCCCCCTTCCGCCCGACTCTTTGGTCTTAAGAACACAGGTTTTAAGAATGAGTCATTGCCCTTCTCCGACCCTGACTGCCCAATCTGAGAGTGAACAACTAATGCGTTCCACTTATTGAACAGGGTTCTATGGTCGATCCGTGACCTCTGGATGCCGAAGGCGTCCTTGGGGTGATCTCGTA
Protein-coding regions in this window:
- the LOC125859046 gene encoding ATP synthase subunit alpha, chloroplastic-like, with the translated sequence MVTIRADEISNIIRERIEQYNREVKIVNTGTVLQVGDGIARIHGLDEVMAGELVEFEEGTIGIALNLESNNIGVVLMSDGLLIQEGSSVKATGRIAQIPVSEAYLGRVVNALAKPIDGRGEISASEFRLIESAAPGIILRRSVYEPLQTRLIAIYSIIPIGRGQRELIIGDKQIGKTTVATDTILNQQGQNVIGVYVAIGQKTSFVAQVVTTLQERGAMEYTIVVAETVDSPATLKGTFPLPSHFELRRCESAFISISL